In Mesorhizobium sp. 113-3-3, a genomic segment contains:
- a CDS encoding L-iditol 2-dehydrogenase has translation MRRLTGKSALITGSARGIGKAFAEAYAREGATVAIADINLEAAQKTAAEIGDKAYAVRLDVTDQTSIDAAVNAVETRTGGLDILINNAALFDLAPIVEISRASYEKLFSVNVAGTLFMLQAAARSMIARGKGGRIINMASQAGRRGEPLVSVYCATKAAVISLTQSAGLDLIKHRINVNGIAPGVVDSDMWDQVDALFAKYENRPKGEKKRLVGEGVPYGRMGKPEDLAGMAVFLASDEAEYIVAQTYNVDGGQWMS, from the coding sequence ATGCGCCGCCTGACCGGCAAATCGGCGCTGATTACGGGATCGGCGCGTGGCATCGGCAAGGCCTTCGCCGAAGCCTATGCGCGCGAGGGCGCTACCGTTGCCATTGCCGATATCAATCTCGAGGCCGCGCAAAAGACGGCGGCCGAAATCGGCGACAAGGCGTATGCCGTCAGACTCGACGTCACGGACCAGACCTCCATCGACGCTGCGGTCAACGCGGTCGAGACCAGGACCGGCGGCCTCGATATATTGATCAACAACGCCGCGCTGTTCGACCTGGCGCCGATAGTCGAGATCTCGCGGGCGAGCTATGAGAAACTGTTCTCGGTCAATGTCGCCGGCACGCTGTTCATGCTGCAGGCGGCGGCCCGCTCGATGATCGCGCGGGGCAAGGGCGGCAGGATCATCAACATGGCAAGCCAGGCAGGCCGGCGCGGCGAGCCGCTGGTCAGCGTCTACTGCGCCACCAAGGCCGCCGTCATTTCGCTGACCCAGTCGGCAGGGCTCGACCTGATCAAGCACCGCATCAACGTCAACGGCATCGCGCCCGGGGTCGTGGACAGCGACATGTGGGATCAAGTCGATGCCCTGTTCGCCAAATACGAGAACCGGCCGAAGGGCGAGAAGAAGAGGCTTGTCGGCGAAGGAGTGCCCTACGGCCGCATGGGCAAGCCGGAGGACCTCGCCGGCATGGCTGTCTTCCTGGCCAGCGATGAAGCCGAGTACATCGTCGCCCAGACTTACAATGTCGATGGCGGCCAGTGGATGAGTTGA
- a CDS encoding mannitol dehydrogenase family protein: MTVKLSSANLANLPAEVAGPKYDRSKLKAGIVHFGVGNFHRSHQAVYLDDLFNAGIGHDWALVGAGVFEGEKIGRGKLEEQDWLTTVVEQDEGHMSARVTGAMIDFLMPGDAAGIIQRLADPAIKIVSLTITEGGYFIDPASGKFNPAHPDIVADAQPGATPKTVFGLILAGLLRRRDEGIVPFTVMSCDNIPHNGHVTSDGVIGLARLIDEDLANWVSGNVAFPNGMVDRITPATTDRERGILAKDFGVEDAWPVFCEPFRQWVLEDRFTDGRPPLEKVGVQFVKDVAPYELMKIRILNGGHATIAYPAGLMDIHFVHEAMQEPLVRGFLDKLEHDEIIPTVPPVPDKVLEDYYQLIEKRFSNPKIGDTIRRLCLDGSNRQPKFIIPTIADRLKAGKGVAGLALESALWCRYCFGTSDSGAVIEPNDPSWDRLQATAKAAKDAPAAWLAMEDIYGDVGRATAFVEAFGHALNVLWANGARATLTRYIAGKL; encoded by the coding sequence ATGACCGTGAAACTCTCTTCCGCCAATCTCGCCAACCTTCCCGCCGAGGTCGCCGGTCCGAAATATGACCGCTCGAAGCTCAAGGCCGGCATCGTGCATTTCGGCGTCGGCAATTTCCATCGCTCGCACCAGGCGGTCTATCTCGACGATCTGTTCAATGCCGGGATCGGCCATGACTGGGCGCTCGTTGGCGCCGGCGTCTTCGAGGGTGAGAAAATCGGCCGCGGCAAGCTCGAAGAGCAGGACTGGCTGACCACGGTGGTCGAGCAGGATGAAGGCCATATGAGCGCCCGCGTCACCGGGGCGATGATCGACTTCCTGATGCCCGGTGATGCGGCCGGCATCATCCAGAGGTTGGCCGACCCGGCGATCAAGATCGTGTCGCTGACCATCACCGAAGGCGGCTATTTCATCGACCCGGCGTCGGGCAAATTCAACCCGGCCCATCCCGATATCGTCGCCGACGCGCAGCCTGGCGCGACGCCGAAGACCGTGTTCGGCCTCATCCTCGCCGGACTGCTGCGCCGGCGCGACGAAGGCATCGTGCCGTTCACCGTGATGTCCTGCGACAACATCCCCCACAATGGCCATGTCACCTCGGACGGCGTCATCGGCCTGGCGCGGCTGATCGACGAGGATCTGGCCAACTGGGTGAGCGGCAACGTCGCTTTTCCCAATGGCATGGTGGACCGCATCACGCCTGCCACCACCGACCGCGAACGCGGCATCCTGGCCAAGGATTTCGGCGTCGAGGACGCCTGGCCGGTGTTCTGCGAGCCGTTCCGGCAATGGGTGCTGGAAGACCGTTTCACCGACGGCCGGCCGCCGCTGGAAAAGGTCGGCGTGCAGTTCGTCAAGGACGTGGCGCCCTACGAGTTGATGAAGATCCGCATCCTCAATGGCGGCCATGCCACCATTGCCTATCCGGCCGGGCTGATGGACATCCATTTCGTCCATGAGGCGATGCAGGAGCCGCTGGTACGCGGCTTTCTCGACAAGCTCGAGCATGACGAGATCATCCCGACCGTGCCGCCGGTGCCAGACAAGGTGCTGGAGGACTATTACCAGCTCATCGAGAAGCGCTTCTCCAACCCCAAGATCGGCGACACGATCCGGCGGCTCTGCCTCGACGGCTCCAACCGCCAGCCGAAATTCATCATCCCGACCATCGCCGACCGCCTGAAGGCGGGAAAGGGTGTCGCCGGGCTGGCGCTGGAATCAGCCCTTTGGTGCCGCTATTGCTTCGGCACATCGGACAGCGGCGCAGTCATCGAACCCAACGACCCGAGCTGGGACCGGCTGCAGGCAACGGCAAAGGCGGCAAAGGACGCGCCCGCCGCCTGGCTCGCCATGGAGGACATCTATGGCGATGTCGGCCGCGCCACGGCATTCGTCGAGGCCTTCGGCCACGCGCTCAACGTGCTGTGGGCTAATGGCGCGCGCGCCACGCTGACGCGCTACATCGCCGGCAAGCTCTGA
- a CDS encoding HAD family hydrolase has product MTPELVIFDCDGVLVDSEALSVSALLGMIELAGGSVSEEAAYEHFLGKSMKSVREILGRDFGLEISDQHLTAMRVDLMRKFREELKPIPGVKEMLPKLGLPFCVASSGTLERIRYALDVTGLLGLMEPHLFSAAMVAKGKPAPDLFLHAAASMRAHPRKCLVIEDSPAGIAAARAAGMRVFAFTGGAHAGNPALKARLASSEPDFIFADMLQLPDLIAGLGARVRAS; this is encoded by the coding sequence ATGACGCCTGAACTGGTCATCTTCGACTGCGATGGCGTGCTGGTCGACAGCGAGGCGCTCTCCGTTTCGGCGCTGCTCGGCATGATCGAACTTGCCGGCGGCAGCGTCAGCGAGGAGGCCGCCTACGAGCATTTCCTTGGCAAGAGCATGAAAAGCGTGCGCGAGATCCTTGGCCGCGACTTCGGCCTGGAGATCAGCGACCAGCATCTGACCGCCATGCGCGTCGACCTCATGCGCAAGTTCCGTGAAGAGCTGAAACCGATCCCCGGCGTCAAGGAGATGCTGCCGAAGCTCGGCCTGCCATTCTGCGTCGCCTCGTCGGGCACGCTGGAGCGCATCCGCTATGCGCTCGACGTCACCGGACTGCTCGGGCTGATGGAGCCGCATCTGTTCAGCGCCGCCATGGTGGCCAAGGGAAAGCCGGCGCCCGACCTTTTCCTGCATGCCGCCGCCAGCATGCGGGCGCATCCGCGCAAATGCCTCGTCATCGAGGACAGTCCGGCCGGCATCGCGGCGGCACGCGCGGCTGGCATGCGGGTGTTTGCCTTCACCGGCGGCGCGCATGCCGGCAACCCCGCACTGAAAGCGCGGCTTGCGTCGAGTGAACCGGACTTTATATTCGCTGACATGCTGCAATTGCCCGATCTGATTGCAGGCCTGGGAGCGAGAGTTAGAGCATCTTGA